One genomic segment of Hymenobacter psoromatis includes these proteins:
- a CDS encoding XdhC family protein, producing MPATPRDLLAWTLAASALRAGQPAALLCVVRSEGSSPGRQGFKMVVTAEAVAGSIGGGIMEHKWVELARQRLRDADPTPLLRPQVHRREVPANRSGMMCAGEQEVLLWPLQPADLPVIAAIEAALQSLSGGTWEISEAAGLQLASEKSAGFYAYQSGPAWSYREQLGFRDQLTIVGGGHVSLALSQITSNLEFEITVLDDRADLPTLDANHYAHHRRRVPYETLALPPGPHHYVVVMTVGYRTDAVALRRLLGHAYRYLGVMGSAAKVAELRRMLLEEGFNLEGLHGPIGVPINSRLPEEIAVSVAAELIRVRNRQ from the coding sequence ATGCCCGCTACCCCCCGCGACCTGCTCGCTTGGACCCTCGCTGCCAGCGCCCTGCGCGCCGGCCAGCCGGCCGCGCTGTTGTGTGTGGTGCGCAGCGAGGGCAGCAGCCCCGGCCGCCAGGGCTTTAAGATGGTCGTGACGGCCGAGGCCGTGGCTGGTTCCATTGGTGGCGGTATTATGGAGCATAAGTGGGTAGAACTGGCCCGCCAGCGCCTACGCGACGCCGACCCTACCCCCCTGCTGCGCCCCCAAGTGCATCGGCGCGAGGTGCCCGCCAACCGCTCGGGCATGATGTGCGCCGGCGAGCAGGAAGTCCTGCTGTGGCCCCTGCAACCAGCTGATTTGCCAGTGATAGCGGCCATCGAAGCCGCCTTGCAAAGCCTCAGCGGCGGCACCTGGGAAATAAGTGAAGCTGCTGGCTTGCAGCTAGCTAGTGAAAAGTCGGCCGGCTTTTACGCCTATCAATCCGGCCCCGCGTGGAGCTACCGCGAGCAGCTGGGCTTCCGCGACCAACTCACGATTGTGGGCGGCGGGCACGTGAGCCTGGCATTATCACAAATTACTAGTAATCTGGAATTTGAGATAACCGTGCTCGACGACCGCGCCGACCTGCCCACCCTCGACGCCAACCACTACGCCCACCACCGCCGCCGCGTGCCCTACGAAACCCTAGCCCTACCCCCCGGCCCGCACCACTACGTAGTGGTCATGACCGTGGGCTACCGCACCGACGCCGTGGCCCTGCGCCGCCTGCTGGGCCACGCCTACCGCTACCTCGGCGTGATGGGCAGCGCCGCCAAAGTAGCCGAGCTACGCCGGATGCTGCTGGAAGAAGGCTTTAACCTAGAAGGCTTGCACGGCCCCATCGGCGTGCCAATAAACAGCCGCTTGCCGGAGGAAATCGCGGTGAGCGTGGCGGCGGAGTTGATTCGGGTGCGGAATAGGCAGTAG
- a CDS encoding DUF6986 family protein has product MKLSLQDSDKTALLDQLGEANLHFQHTYPGDRPDRQPVHTVYGGANLFKADTCGRMGEIALRNLQTYASNFVELARVLALAGHEHLPTLSTDIHALTDYLDKLPADQRRQEPAWLAYTVYNKIVQKLKTEAVEDFRIDFEDGFGNRPDAEEDATAAQAAHEVAKGMAATTLSPFIGIRIKPFTEDLKARGVRTLDIFLSTLLEATGGALPPNFVIMLPKVTIPEQMTTMVRLLELLEKANSLAPGTLKMETMVEATQLVMDDEGRNPLMRIIRASEGRCIAAHFGTYDYTASAGITAKYQTMAHPVCDFAHHMTKVALGGTGIWLSDGATNVMPIGPHRGDNLSFAQLRENQEAVHSGWRQAYHHTTHSLINGFYQGWDLNPAQLPMRYAATYHFFLSAYESAVHRLKTFVDRAAISTLTGDIFDDAATGQGLLNFFLKALNCGAISEEDIVPTGLTVEEIKTRSFYRILEGRRRKA; this is encoded by the coding sequence ATGAAACTCAGCCTTCAGGACTCCGATAAAACCGCTTTGCTCGACCAGCTGGGCGAGGCCAACCTACACTTTCAGCATACCTACCCCGGCGACCGGCCCGACCGCCAGCCCGTGCACACCGTGTATGGCGGGGCCAACCTGTTCAAGGCTGATACCTGCGGGCGGATGGGCGAAATTGCCCTGCGCAACCTTCAAACTTACGCCTCCAACTTCGTGGAGCTGGCGCGGGTGCTGGCGCTGGCCGGCCACGAGCACCTGCCTACCCTCTCAACAGACATCCACGCCCTCACCGACTACCTCGACAAGCTGCCCGCCGACCAGCGCCGCCAGGAGCCCGCCTGGCTGGCCTACACGGTGTACAATAAAATTGTGCAGAAGCTCAAGACTGAGGCGGTCGAGGATTTTCGCATTGACTTTGAGGATGGCTTCGGCAACCGGCCCGACGCTGAGGAAGACGCCACCGCCGCGCAGGCCGCCCATGAGGTAGCCAAGGGTATGGCGGCTACTACCTTGTCGCCCTTCATCGGCATCCGCATCAAGCCCTTTACCGAAGACCTGAAGGCGCGCGGCGTGCGCACCCTCGACATCTTTCTGAGCACTTTGCTCGAAGCCACCGGCGGTGCCCTACCCCCCAACTTCGTCATCATGCTGCCCAAGGTGACGATACCGGAGCAGATGACCACAATGGTGCGCCTGCTGGAGCTGCTGGAAAAGGCTAATAGCCTAGCGCCCGGCACGTTAAAGATGGAAACGATGGTGGAGGCCACCCAGCTTGTGATGGACGATGAGGGCCGCAATCCCTTAATGCGCATCATCCGGGCCAGTGAGGGGCGCTGCATTGCGGCGCATTTCGGCACCTACGACTACACGGCCTCGGCCGGTATCACGGCCAAATATCAGACCATGGCGCATCCGGTGTGCGACTTTGCCCACCACATGACCAAGGTGGCACTGGGCGGCACCGGCATCTGGCTGAGCGACGGGGCCACCAACGTGATGCCCATTGGCCCGCACCGGGGTGATAACCTGAGCTTTGCGCAGCTACGCGAAAACCAGGAGGCCGTGCACAGCGGCTGGCGCCAGGCCTACCACCACACCACGCACTCGCTCATCAACGGCTTTTACCAGGGCTGGGACCTGAACCCCGCGCAGCTGCCCATGCGCTATGCGGCCACCTACCATTTCTTCCTCAGCGCCTACGAAAGCGCCGTGCACCGCCTCAAAACCTTCGTGGACCGGGCCGCGATTTCGACCCTCACCGGCGATATTTTCGACGACGCTGCTACCGGCCAGGGACTGCTCAATTTCTTTCTAAAAGCCCTGAACTGCGGCGCTATTTCGGAGGAAGACATCGTGCCCACTGGCCTCACGGTGGAGGAAATTAAAACCCGCTCGTTCTACCGCATTCTGGAGGGCCGCCGTCGTAAGGCATAG
- a CDS encoding M20 family metallo-hydrolase, with the protein MPDYSTRTAHILSRIHELAAISEDATGATVTRRFGTPAFLKGRDLVQGWFEAAGLETRLDGIGNLRGRLASRRPRAKTFVLASHIDTVVNAGKYDGPLGVLMGLDLVESIIQQGLDLPFHLELIAFSDEEGVRFHITYLGSKVVTGAFDPALLQRIDADGITLAQAIDEMGGNTAQLAADALPPTEWLGYFELHIEQGPVLWESGVPVALVTAIAGQQRMELTWTGMAGHAGTVPMPMRQDALAAASEFVLATEAFALAHGHGLVATVGQLRIPYSASNVIPGQVIHSFDLRSPDADQLAAAYAGIQTQAEALAARRGVGLTWQLVQATAPVQCDHELNRLLGQAIAAGGYEVVGLVSGAGHDAVPASAVAPATMAFIRCYKGISHNPLENVEAADVAAAMAVAERFLLELKDAHN; encoded by the coding sequence ATGCCCGACTACTCCACCCGCACCGCCCATATTCTCAGCCGCATTCACGAGCTGGCCGCCATCAGCGAAGACGCCACGGGCGCGACCGTGACGCGCCGGTTTGGCACGCCGGCTTTTCTAAAGGGCCGCGATTTGGTGCAGGGTTGGTTTGAGGCCGCCGGCCTCGAAACCCGCCTCGATGGCATCGGCAACCTGCGCGGGCGGCTCGCCAGCCGGCGGCCGAGGGCTAAGACGTTTGTGCTGGCCTCGCACATCGACACGGTGGTGAACGCCGGCAAATACGACGGGCCGCTGGGCGTGCTGATGGGGTTGGATTTGGTAGAAAGTATTATTCAGCAAGGGCTTGACTTACCGTTCCATCTGGAATTAATTGCTTTCAGCGACGAGGAAGGTGTGCGTTTTCACATCACCTACCTGGGCAGCAAGGTGGTAACGGGCGCCTTCGACCCGGCGCTGTTGCAGCGCATCGATGCCGACGGCATTACCCTAGCCCAGGCCATTGATGAGATGGGTGGCAACACCGCGCAGCTCGCCGCCGATGCCCTACCCCCCACCGAGTGGCTGGGCTACTTCGAGCTGCACATCGAGCAGGGGCCGGTGCTGTGGGAAAGCGGCGTGCCGGTGGCGCTGGTCACGGCCATTGCTGGGCAGCAGCGCATGGAGCTAACCTGGACGGGCATGGCCGGCCACGCTGGCACCGTGCCCATGCCCATGCGCCAGGATGCGCTAGCCGCCGCCTCCGAATTTGTGCTCGCCACCGAAGCCTTTGCGCTGGCCCACGGCCACGGGCTGGTGGCCACGGTGGGCCAGCTGCGCATTCCGTACTCGGCCAGCAACGTTATTCCGGGCCAGGTCATCCACAGCTTCGACCTGCGCAGCCCCGATGCCGACCAGCTCGCGGCGGCCTACGCCGGCATCCAGACGCAGGCCGAAGCCTTGGCCGCTCGGCGGGGGGTAGGGCTGACCTGGCAGCTGGTGCAGGCCACCGCGCCCGTGCAGTGCGACCATGAGCTGAACCGCCTGCTGGGCCAAGCCATCGCGGCCGGCGGCTACGAAGTGGTAGGCCTGGTGAGTGGCGCGGGCCACGACGCGGTGCCCGCCTCGGCCGTAGCGCCGGCCACAATGGCCTTTATTCGCTGCTACAAAGGCATCAGCCACAATCCGTTGGAGAACGTGGAAGCGGCCGATGTAGCGGCGGCGATGGCAGTGGCCGAGCGATTTTTGTTGGAATTAAAAGACGCGCATAACTAA
- the allE gene encoding (S)-ureidoglycine aminohydrolase → MQLGSATRSVTRRNHAIIAPDGYINSNVPGWTGGTVNVIINEQMGARLCQTLVTLTEAGQLTGRTEASQIFFYVVQGQVQATIGDDSRILTAGKFVYVPVRQSYVFKNPTANTQILTFHKVYEPLAGHAVPGVHWGEKDDSKAPIYLNDEALRIQELLPNELDFDMAVNIFTYQPGGNLPMVETHIMEHGLLYLQGQAIYMLDQQWYPVQKGDAIWMAPFCQQWAASIGKEPSVYIYYKNVNRFPTVV, encoded by the coding sequence ATGCAACTAGGCTCGGCTACCCGCTCCGTAACCCGGCGCAACCACGCCATTATCGCGCCCGATGGCTACATCAACAGCAACGTGCCCGGCTGGACGGGCGGCACCGTCAACGTCATTATTAACGAGCAAATGGGCGCGCGGCTCTGCCAAACGCTCGTGACGCTCACCGAGGCCGGGCAGCTGACGGGCCGTACCGAGGCCAGCCAGATTTTCTTCTACGTGGTGCAGGGCCAGGTGCAGGCCACTATCGGCGACGATAGCCGGATACTGACGGCGGGCAAGTTCGTGTACGTGCCCGTGAGGCAGTCCTATGTTTTCAAAAACCCTACGGCTAACACGCAGATTCTCACCTTCCACAAGGTGTATGAGCCGCTGGCGGGCCACGCCGTGCCGGGCGTGCATTGGGGCGAAAAGGACGATAGCAAAGCGCCCATTTACCTGAACGACGAGGCGCTGCGCATCCAGGAATTGCTGCCCAATGAGCTGGATTTCGATATGGCCGTCAACATTTTCACTTACCAGCCCGGCGGCAACCTGCCGATGGTCGAGACGCACATTATGGAGCACGGCCTGCTCTACTTACAGGGCCAGGCCATCTATATGCTTGACCAGCAGTGGTACCCGGTGCAGAAGGGCGATGCTATCTGGATGGCCCCGTTCTGCCAGCAGTGGGCCGCTTCGATTGGCAAGGAGCCGTCGGTGTACATCTATTACAAGAACGTGAACCGCTTTCCAACGGTGGTATGA
- a CDS encoding beta-N-acetylhexosaminidase, translating to MQRLSRWNSFLTPVKLCAKILLVFSSFIAHAQRPLLPVPAQATWQAGHYRFATALLLALHRQVTGPAGSVDESYRLHITAAGASLTAVSTLGIQRGLATFRQVLERTPRGWQAQFCDIRDQPRFAWRGLMIDPARHFLPVAVIKRNIDGMAAVKLNVLHWHLSDDQGWRVESRLFPRLHTVAGATGYYTQAEVREVVRYAMAHGIRVVPEFDLPGHTGALLAAYPRLATNDSIKAVPVKWGVLNIALDPTREGTYTMLDSVLTEMSGLFPDKYFHIGGDENDGRQWRRNPRIAAFMKEKGFVTAKGVVDKHQLQNYFNRRMLTILQRLGKTMVGWDEILGPDLPAPVVIESWRGPKGVLEAVSQRHPALRANGYYIDLYFTAASHYAADPLQGIPDSLQSRVLGGEAEMWSEFADSVIYESRVWPRAAAVAERLWSPAALSQDVPDMYRRLAFVSEELEALGLRHRRAPAALLRQLAAPYPAALPPLQTLASVIEPVKEYKRHFQGFKYTTETPLTRLVDAAPAESDVARRFGATADSLVAELSIAVPTFPAVPPTLSLAARRQLASLQSQLAGWQRATEALPPLFVLSPSLAEYSPLAAQLSIVANLLSERLAQLAQGQAPPSGWQAAAKLQLDAAQKPAGQAELAIIGPARRLMGL from the coding sequence TTGCAACGACTTTCTCGGTGGAACTCATTTTTAACTCCCGTTAAACTCTGTGCGAAAATTCTGCTGGTTTTTTCAAGCTTCATTGCCCACGCCCAGCGCCCGCTGCTGCCGGTGCCCGCGCAGGCTACCTGGCAGGCCGGCCACTACCGCTTCGCCACCGCGCTGCTGCTGGCCCTGCACCGCCAGGTTACCGGCCCGGCCGGCTCCGTTGACGAGAGCTACCGCCTGCATATTACGGCGGCGGGGGCCAGCCTCACGGCCGTGAGTACGCTGGGAATTCAGCGCGGGCTGGCCACGTTTCGGCAGGTGCTGGAGCGCACACCGCGTGGCTGGCAGGCGCAGTTTTGCGACATCCGCGACCAGCCGCGCTTTGCCTGGCGCGGGCTGATGATTGACCCGGCGCGACACTTCTTGCCGGTGGCCGTCATCAAGCGAAATATCGATGGCATGGCCGCCGTGAAGCTCAACGTACTGCACTGGCACCTGAGCGACGACCAGGGCTGGCGCGTGGAGAGCCGGCTGTTTCCGCGCCTGCACACCGTGGCCGGCGCCACCGGCTACTACACCCAGGCCGAGGTGCGCGAGGTGGTGCGCTACGCCATGGCACACGGTATTCGGGTGGTGCCCGAGTTCGACCTGCCGGGCCACACCGGCGCGCTGCTGGCCGCCTACCCCCGCCTGGCCACCAACGATTCCATCAAAGCGGTGCCCGTTAAATGGGGCGTGCTCAACATTGCCCTCGACCCCACCCGCGAGGGCACTTATACCATGCTCGACTCGGTGCTGACGGAGATGAGCGGGCTGTTTCCCGATAAGTATTTCCACATTGGCGGCGATGAGAACGATGGCCGGCAGTGGCGCCGCAACCCGCGCATTGCGGCATTTATGAAAGAAAAAGGCTTCGTGACGGCGAAGGGGGTAGTGGATAAGCACCAGCTGCAGAACTACTTCAACCGCCGGATGCTGACCATTTTGCAACGGCTGGGTAAGACGATGGTAGGCTGGGATGAGATTCTGGGTCCCGACCTGCCCGCGCCGGTCGTGATTGAGAGCTGGCGCGGCCCCAAGGGCGTGCTGGAGGCCGTGAGCCAGCGCCATCCGGCCCTGCGGGCCAATGGCTATTATATCGACCTGTATTTTACGGCCGCCAGCCACTACGCCGCCGACCCGCTGCAGGGCATCCCCGACTCGCTGCAAAGCCGGGTGCTGGGCGGCGAGGCCGAAATGTGGAGCGAGTTTGCCGACAGCGTTATCTATGAGAGCCGGGTGTGGCCCCGCGCCGCCGCCGTGGCCGAGCGCCTCTGGAGCCCCGCCGCGCTGAGCCAGGACGTGCCCGATATGTACCGCCGCCTGGCCTTCGTGAGCGAGGAGCTGGAGGCGCTGGGCCTGCGCCACCGCCGTGCCCCGGCCGCGCTGCTGCGCCAGCTGGCCGCGCCTTACCCGGCCGCCCTACCCCCCCTGCAAACCCTGGCCTCAGTGATAGAGCCGGTGAAAGAATATAAGCGTCATTTCCAAGGCTTTAAATACACTACCGAAACCCCGCTGACTCGCCTCGTGGATGCCGCCCCGGCCGAGTCGGACGTGGCCCGCCGCTTCGGCGCCACCGCCGATAGCCTGGTGGCTGAACTGAGCATCGCAGTGCCCACCTTTCCGGCCGTGCCCCCTACCCTTTCACTGGCCGCCCGGCGCCAGCTGGCCAGCCTGCAAAGCCAGCTCGCCGGCTGGCAGCGCGCCACCGAGGCCCTACCCCCCTTGTTTGTGCTGAGCCCCAGCCTGGCCGAATATTCACCGCTGGCCGCCCAGCTCAGCATCGTCGCCAACCTGCTCAGCGAGCGCCTCGCGCAGCTGGCGCAGGGCCAGGCTCCGCCGTCCGGCTGGCAAGCCGCCGCCAAGCTCCAGCTCGACGCCGCCCAGAAGCCCGCCGGCCAAGCCGAGCTGGCCATTATTGGCCCGGCGCGCCGGCTGATGGGGCTATAG
- the allB gene encoding allantoinase AllB — protein MPTTFLRSAAVVLPEGQCPAQLMLQHGRIAAVLPYDAPVAGPVLDLGDAAILPGVIDPHVHLNEPGRTEWEGFDTGTRAALAGGLTTLVDMPLNSAPVTTSVANLRIKQAATQGQLHTNVGFWGGIVPGNAAEVGPLIAAGVLGFKVFLTHSGIDDFPNATEADLRKVMPLLASYGLPLLVHCELSQDNDEWKKGDTRAYPNYLASRPKSWEDEAIKLMIRLCAEYRCPVHIVHLSSANSLPLLAEAKANGLPLTVETGQHYLFFNAEDIADGQTQFKCAPPIRERANNEQLWQALQSGLIDFVATDHSPTPPDLKQLASGDFASAWGGIASLQLALPVLWTAARPRGAILPDLARWLSTNPARLIGQSHRKGQIISGYDADLLVLAAEKKFVVTEALLHHRHKVSPYLGCELAGVVTHTFLAGEEVFRHPDFLHLNRGQLLTR, from the coding sequence ATGCCTACTACTTTCCTACGAAGCGCTGCCGTGGTGCTGCCCGAAGGCCAGTGCCCGGCGCAGCTGATGCTGCAGCACGGCCGCATTGCCGCCGTGCTGCCCTACGATGCGCCCGTGGCCGGCCCGGTGCTAGACCTCGGCGACGCGGCCATTTTGCCCGGCGTTATCGACCCGCACGTGCACCTCAACGAACCGGGCCGCACCGAGTGGGAAGGCTTCGATACCGGCACCCGCGCCGCGCTGGCCGGCGGCCTCACCACACTGGTAGACATGCCGTTGAACTCGGCGCCGGTTACAACTTCGGTGGCAAATCTGCGCATCAAGCAGGCCGCTACCCAAGGCCAGCTACATACCAACGTGGGCTTTTGGGGCGGCATCGTGCCTGGCAATGCGGCCGAAGTGGGGCCGCTCATCGCGGCGGGCGTGCTGGGGTTTAAGGTATTTTTGACGCACTCGGGCATTGATGATTTTCCGAATGCTACGGAGGCCGATTTGCGCAAAGTGATGCCGTTGCTGGCCAGCTACGGCCTGCCGCTGCTGGTGCATTGCGAGCTATCGCAGGATAATGACGAGTGGAAAAAAGGCGATACCCGCGCCTACCCCAACTACCTGGCTTCAAGGCCCAAAAGCTGGGAGGACGAGGCTATTAAGCTCATGATTCGGCTCTGTGCCGAGTACCGCTGCCCGGTGCATATTGTGCATCTTTCGTCGGCCAATTCCCTACCCCTCCTCGCCGAAGCCAAGGCCAACGGCCTGCCCCTGACGGTGGAAACCGGCCAGCACTACCTGTTTTTCAACGCCGAAGACATCGCCGACGGCCAGACGCAGTTCAAGTGCGCGCCGCCCATCCGCGAGCGGGCTAATAACGAGCAGCTGTGGCAGGCGCTGCAAAGCGGCCTCATCGACTTCGTGGCTACCGACCACTCGCCCACCCCGCCCGACCTCAAGCAGCTGGCCAGCGGCGACTTTGCCAGCGCCTGGGGCGGCATCGCCTCGCTGCAACTAGCGCTGCCCGTACTCTGGACCGCCGCCCGCCCGCGCGGCGCCATCCTGCCCGACTTGGCCCGCTGGCTTAGTACCAACCCCGCCCGGCTCATCGGCCAAAGCCACCGCAAAGGCCAGATTATCAGCGGCTACGACGCCGACCTGTTGGTGCTGGCCGCCGAGAAAAAATTCGTGGTGACCGAGGCGTTGCTGCACCACCGCCACAAGGTGTCGCCCTACCTGGGCTGCGAGCTGGCGGGCGTGGTCACGCATACTTTTTTGGCGGGCGAGGAAGTTTTTCGGCACCCCGATTTTCTGCACTTGAACCGGGGGCAATTGCTGACGCGGTAA
- the uraH gene encoding hydroxyisourate hydrolase: protein MSQLTTHILDTTKGRPATGVTIALFEPNGGEWLEIARGATNADGRIPDLLPEAKILATGMYKLKFFTQDYFERDGLAHFYPFVEICFTVADAAHYHVPLLLNPFGYSTYRGS from the coding sequence ATGAGCCAGCTTACCACCCACATTCTCGACACGACCAAGGGCCGGCCGGCGACCGGCGTTACCATCGCGTTATTTGAGCCGAATGGCGGCGAGTGGCTCGAAATTGCGCGCGGCGCTACTAACGCCGATGGTCGCATTCCCGATTTATTGCCCGAGGCTAAAATCCTGGCCACGGGGATGTATAAACTCAAATTTTTCACCCAGGATTATTTTGAGCGCGACGGGCTCGCCCATTTTTATCCCTTCGTGGAAATCTGCTTTACCGTGGCCGACGCGGCGCATTACCACGTGCCGCTGCTGCTTAATCCCTTCGGCTACAGCACGTACCGCGGCTCGTGA
- the pucL gene encoding factor-independent urate hydroxylase: MPIKLAANAYGKNAVNLSRVIRHAGHHEFRQVSVSVRLTGDFDAAHTLGDNAHILPTDTQKNTVYALAKEHFTGTIEAFGLVLARHFVLRNPQVSQARIEILEHAWQRMSFDGQDHPHAFVGGSNEKRRAVVELPADGPATVWAGLKGLMLLKTADSGFVGYPKDEYTVLPETTDRILATECEAEWEYTSADLDFEALYGQIRTSLLRTFSEHQSLSVQHTLYAIGENILEETAEVKEISLIMPNKHHIPFNLEPFGQENTNEVFMATDAPFGYITGTLVRG, translated from the coding sequence ATGCCCATTAAACTCGCCGCCAACGCCTACGGCAAAAATGCCGTCAACCTCTCGCGCGTCATCCGCCACGCCGGCCACCACGAGTTTCGGCAGGTATCAGTGAGCGTGCGGCTGACCGGCGACTTCGATGCCGCCCATACGCTGGGCGACAACGCGCACATTCTGCCCACCGATACCCAGAAAAACACCGTCTATGCGCTTGCCAAAGAGCATTTTACGGGTACCATCGAGGCGTTTGGGCTGGTGCTGGCGCGGCATTTTGTGTTGCGTAATCCGCAGGTGAGCCAGGCCCGCATCGAAATTCTGGAACACGCCTGGCAGCGCATGAGCTTCGATGGCCAAGACCATCCGCACGCTTTCGTGGGCGGTAGTAACGAGAAGCGTCGCGCCGTGGTAGAGCTGCCCGCCGACGGCCCCGCCACCGTCTGGGCCGGCCTAAAAGGTCTGATGCTGCTCAAAACTGCCGACTCAGGCTTCGTGGGCTACCCCAAAGACGAGTACACCGTGCTGCCCGAAACCACCGACCGCATCCTGGCCACCGAGTGCGAGGCCGAGTGGGAATACACCAGCGCCGACCTTGATTTTGAGGCGCTCTACGGGCAAATTCGCACCTCGCTGCTGCGCACATTCTCCGAGCACCAGAGCCTCTCGGTGCAGCACACGCTCTACGCCATCGGCGAAAATATCCTGGAAGAAACCGCTGAGGTGAAGGAAATCAGCCTCATCATGCCCAACAAGCACCACATTCCCTTCAACCTGGAGCCCTTCGGCCAGGAGAATACGAATGAGGTGTTTATGGCTACCGATGCGCCGTTTGGCTACATCACCGGCACGCTGGTGCGGGGGTAG
- a CDS encoding REP-associated tyrosine transposase, producing MREHREQVRARRKTVARSFHFVREHREQAAPSGAHDPARCARARSGNFALLSVMPTNLIHYERNLPHRLPPGGTVFITFRLADSLPLEVIEQLKVSFEKADENEDEDEKYARQRRYFGRFDRHLDGATTGPLWLRQPAVAQLVQQALHFYDSKQYTLVCYCIMANHVHLVATLPDEAQPLAHTLQALKGYTAKLGNQLLGRKGQFWQRESYDHLIRSTSELERVIAYVVDNPVKAGLIEDWQQWPYTYWAQ from the coding sequence GTGCGCGAGCACCGCGAGCAGGTTCGTGCGCGCCGCAAGACAGTAGCGCGAAGTTTCCACTTCGTGCGCGAGCACCGCGAGCAGGCGGCACCGAGTGGCGCGCACGACCCTGCTCGCTGCGCTCGCGCACGAAGTGGAAACTTCGCGCTACTTTCGGTTATGCCTACCAATCTTATTCATTATGAGCGTAATCTACCGCATCGACTACCGCCAGGCGGAACAGTTTTTATAACGTTTCGCCTGGCTGACTCCCTGCCGCTTGAGGTGATAGAGCAGCTAAAAGTTAGCTTTGAAAAGGCTGATGAAAACGAAGACGAGGATGAGAAATATGCCCGGCAGCGGCGTTATTTCGGTCGGTTTGACAGGCACTTAGACGGAGCCACTACCGGCCCTCTTTGGCTTCGGCAGCCAGCAGTGGCCCAGCTAGTGCAGCAAGCGCTGCATTTCTACGATAGCAAGCAATACACCTTGGTGTGCTACTGTATTATGGCCAACCACGTGCACCTGGTAGCAACCTTACCAGACGAAGCTCAGCCGCTGGCCCACACGCTGCAAGCACTCAAGGGCTACACCGCCAAACTGGGCAATCAACTACTCGGCCGCAAGGGGCAGTTCTGGCAGCGCGAAAGCTACGACCACCTTATTCGGAGCACATCGGAATTAGAGCGGGTAATAGCTTACGTAGTAGATAATCCAGTGAAAGCGGGCCTGATTGAAGATTGGCAGCAATGGCCCTACACCTATTGGGCCCAGTAG
- the uraD gene encoding 2-oxo-4-hydroxy-4-carboxy-5-ureidoimidazoline decarboxylase, which yields MTSLPDRLVAAVAWLEIAASPTLIGVAAGSLLAPALGGAVGVGTGAAVAGLGLIAGIRLAEKARRQTGTVAFISRIRAYPELRKFSSPMTLPDLNALPSGTRAEVLVTCCGATAWVTTLNQQFPFASAAALYEAAGRTWYNLTEADWREAFLHHPKIGDVGALREKFASTATWAAGEQGAVRKASDDTLAALTAGNAAYEAKFGYIFIVCATGKSAAEMLALLQARLPHKPATEIHIAMGEQAKITRLRLEKLLV from the coding sequence ATGACTTCCTTACCCGACCGGCTGGTAGCAGCGGTGGCCTGGTTGGAAATCGCCGCTTCGCCTACCCTTATTGGGGTAGCAGCGGGGAGCCTTTTGGCACCAGCGCTGGGCGGCGCGGTGGGGGTAGGTACCGGCGCGGCGGTGGCCGGCCTTGGCCTAATAGCCGGGATTAGACTGGCTGAGAAAGCCCGCCGCCAAACTGGCACCGTAGCCTTTATTTCACGCATTCGGGCGTATCCTGAGTTGCGCAAATTTTCTAGTCCAATGACCCTGCCTGACCTTAACGCCCTACCCTCCGGCACCCGTGCCGAGGTGCTGGTTACCTGCTGCGGGGCCACCGCCTGGGTCACCACCCTGAATCAGCAGTTTCCCTTCGCCTCGGCGGCGGCGCTCTACGAGGCGGCCGGGCGCACGTGGTACAACCTGACCGAGGCTGACTGGCGCGAGGCTTTTTTGCACCATCCAAAAATTGGGGATGTGGGCGCGCTGCGCGAGAAGTTTGCCAGCACGGCCACCTGGGCGGCGGGCGAGCAGGGCGCGGTGCGCAAGGCTTCGGATGACACGCTGGCGGCGCTGACGGCGGGCAATGCGGCTTATGAAGCCAAATTCGGCTACATCTTTATCGTGTGCGCCACGGGTAAGTCGGCGGCGGAGATGCTGGCGCTGCTGCAAGCTCGGCTGCCGCATAAGCCAGCTACTGAAATTCATATTGCGATGGGCGAGCAGGCTAAAATCACGCGCTTGCGTCTCGAAAAACTACTTGTATGA